The Rhodococcus triatomae genome includes a window with the following:
- a CDS encoding AMP-binding protein, with translation MTVDADAAGPRVTHQGRTSLQARLRELAEIAPDRPAITDRSGTITREELDRRTTRLARRFAALGVTAGSMVSIALPNCIRHLESSIAAWKLGAVPQPLSHRLPGTEFERLLAVADPALVVGLDPGQGRPWLRGDEDVSTESDTHLPDIVAPAWKAPTSGGSTGSPKLIVAGQEATAEAVLARAGALRIAPDGVMLTTAPMYHNAPNMFSLMALAQGNHVVVMDRFDPEHTLDLIGEYGVTWLYVVPTMMGRMLRLSDEIRSAADMSSLRTVLHVGAPCPPKVKRGWLEWTGPETVVELYSGTEAQASCMIDGVEWLSHPGSVGRVTSGVMTIRDDGFREVPAGTVGEVWMRRADGAPETYRYVGAQARCRGGWESLGDLGHVDRDGYLYLTDRTSDMILVGGANVYPAEVEAALAEHPAVLTCAVIGLPDDDLGNTVHAIVQVAEPVTEVDLREHLRGRLVSYKVPRTVEFSDTPLRDDAGKMRRGALRAARIAARDLSGAAASSVTAAKSAP, from the coding sequence ATGACCGTCGACGCAGATGCTGCCGGACCGCGCGTCACCCACCAGGGACGTACGTCGCTGCAGGCGCGGCTGCGAGAGCTGGCGGAGATCGCCCCGGACCGACCGGCGATCACCGACCGTTCCGGCACGATCACCCGGGAGGAGCTGGACCGTCGGACCACGCGATTGGCGAGGAGGTTCGCCGCGCTCGGAGTGACCGCCGGTTCGATGGTGTCGATTGCCCTGCCGAACTGCATCCGCCATCTGGAGTCGTCCATCGCGGCGTGGAAGCTGGGCGCCGTCCCGCAGCCGCTGTCGCATCGACTGCCCGGCACCGAGTTCGAACGGCTGCTCGCGGTGGCTGATCCGGCGCTGGTGGTGGGGCTGGACCCAGGGCAGGGCCGGCCGTGGTTGCGTGGGGACGAGGACGTGTCGACCGAGTCCGATACGCACCTGCCGGATATCGTCGCTCCCGCGTGGAAGGCGCCGACGTCCGGAGGGAGCACCGGTAGCCCGAAGCTCATCGTCGCCGGACAGGAGGCCACGGCCGAGGCGGTTCTCGCTCGTGCCGGGGCACTCCGGATCGCACCGGACGGGGTCATGCTCACCACGGCGCCGATGTATCACAATGCGCCCAACATGTTTTCGCTGATGGCCTTGGCGCAGGGAAATCACGTGGTGGTGATGGATCGCTTCGATCCCGAGCACACTCTCGATCTCATCGGCGAGTACGGCGTCACCTGGCTCTACGTGGTCCCGACGATGATGGGCCGCATGCTGCGCCTTTCGGACGAGATCCGCAGTGCGGCAGACATGTCCAGCCTGCGTACCGTGCTCCACGTCGGTGCTCCCTGCCCGCCGAAGGTCAAGCGCGGATGGCTGGAGTGGACCGGACCGGAGACGGTGGTCGAGTTGTACTCGGGGACGGAAGCGCAGGCCAGTTGCATGATCGACGGCGTCGAGTGGCTGTCCCACCCCGGATCGGTGGGTCGGGTCACGTCGGGTGTGATGACGATTCGGGACGACGGGTTCCGTGAGGTTCCCGCCGGAACCGTCGGCGAGGTGTGGATGCGACGAGCGGACGGCGCGCCGGAAACCTATCGCTACGTGGGTGCGCAGGCCCGGTGTCGGGGCGGATGGGAATCCTTGGGAGACCTGGGGCATGTCGATCGAGACGGCTATCTGTACCTCACCGACCGGACCAGCGACATGATTCTCGTGGGCGGGGCGAATGTCTATCCCGCCGAGGTCGAGGCGGCGCTCGCGGAACACCCGGCGGTACTCACCTGTGCGGTGATCGGGCTTCCCGACGACGACCTCGGCAACACCGTGCACGCCATCGTGCAGGTCGCCGAGCCGGTCACCGAGGTGGACCTGCGCGAACACCTGCGGGGCCGCCTCGTGTCGTACAAGGTTCCGCGCACGGTCGAGTTCAGCGACACCCCGTTGCGGGACGACGCCGGCAAGATGAGACGCGGAGCGCTGCGTGCGGCCCGGATCGCCGCGCGGGACCTGAGCGGCGCGGCGGCGTCTTCCGTCACGGCAGCGAAGTCAGCACCCTGA
- a CDS encoding FAD-dependent monooxygenase has translation MSHDVIVVGGGPVGMLVANELALHDVSAVVLESRGAVSEHPKAGTYHARAIATLARRGIVSFPRRTNDHTMISSEPFQFAGYPWLTLRAPTIDGPVMLGIAQADLERAIGTRAEAAGAQVVRGTTVTSVVPHDDHVAVETVDEAGRPRTFEAKYVVGADGGRSVVRRDGQFGATEYPPTMRAILGLARLPHPEQMRVGWSHTDRGWTLLNLNRFGFSRIIVFEFDGPAPDRHAPVTVEEYGAAIDRVVGSHVELESPYYLNRFSDFSRIVHHYRDGRLLLAGDSAHIHYPLGGQGLNTGISDAVNLGWKLAAVATGAADESLLDTYSHERQPVGKWIIDNTRVQSTIMNPSPAGGPLRRMVSEMLCHREVHDWLADKVNGSSLHYEMPDAENELDGTFLPDHALVVGSEQTSVAELVGRGRILVLVADPETASAVADLGTVPFTDVVVAQGLPTDYPPVLAVRPDGYVAWSGGADELTQMLKVLERYFALRIQL, from the coding sequence GTGAGTCACGACGTGATCGTGGTGGGCGGCGGCCCGGTCGGGATGCTGGTGGCCAACGAGTTGGCGCTGCACGACGTCTCGGCCGTCGTCCTCGAGAGCCGGGGCGCCGTCAGCGAACATCCGAAGGCCGGCACCTACCACGCCCGGGCCATCGCCACGCTGGCTCGCCGGGGGATCGTCTCGTTCCCTCGACGTACCAACGACCACACGATGATCTCGTCGGAGCCCTTCCAGTTCGCCGGGTACCCGTGGCTGACGCTCCGGGCTCCCACCATCGACGGCCCGGTGATGCTGGGGATCGCCCAGGCCGATCTCGAACGCGCGATCGGGACGCGGGCCGAAGCGGCCGGGGCACAGGTCGTTCGGGGAACCACCGTGACGTCGGTCGTCCCACACGACGACCACGTCGCGGTGGAGACGGTCGACGAGGCGGGCCGGCCCCGGACCTTCGAGGCGAAGTACGTCGTCGGCGCGGACGGCGGGCGCAGTGTCGTCCGCCGGGACGGGCAGTTCGGAGCCACCGAGTATCCGCCGACGATGCGCGCGATCCTCGGCCTCGCCCGCCTGCCCCACCCCGAGCAGATGAGGGTCGGCTGGAGCCACACCGACAGAGGGTGGACCCTGTTGAACCTCAACAGATTCGGGTTCAGCCGCATCATCGTCTTCGAGTTCGACGGACCGGCTCCCGACCGGCACGCACCGGTGACGGTGGAGGAGTACGGCGCGGCGATCGACCGGGTGGTGGGCAGCCACGTGGAGCTCGAATCTCCGTACTACCTGAACAGATTCAGCGATTTCAGCCGAATCGTGCACCACTACCGCGACGGACGGCTACTCCTCGCCGGAGACTCGGCGCACATCCACTACCCGCTCGGCGGGCAGGGCCTCAACACCGGCATCTCCGACGCCGTGAACCTCGGCTGGAAGCTCGCCGCCGTCGCCACCGGAGCCGCCGACGAGAGCCTCCTCGACACCTACTCGCACGAGCGGCAGCCCGTGGGGAAGTGGATCATCGACAACACCCGGGTGCAGTCGACCATCATGAACCCGTCACCCGCAGGTGGCCCGCTCCGGCGGATGGTGTCGGAAATGCTGTGTCACCGGGAAGTCCACGACTGGCTGGCCGACAAGGTCAACGGCAGTTCCCTGCACTACGAGATGCCCGATGCCGAGAACGAACTGGACGGGACATTCCTCCCCGACCATGCCCTCGTGGTGGGATCCGAACAGACATCGGTGGCGGAACTGGTCGGCAGGGGCCGCATTCTCGTACTCGTCGCCGATCCGGAGACAGCCTCCGCCGTCGCCGATCTCGGCACCGTTCCCTTCACCGACGTGGTCGTCGCGCAGGGCCTGCCGACCGACTATCCGCCGGTCCTGGCCGTTCGGCCCGACGGGTACGTCGCGTGGTCCGGTGGAGCCGACGAGCTCACCCAGATGCTGAAGGTGCTGGAGAGATACTTCGCGCTCCGGATCCAGCTCTGA
- a CDS encoding LysR substrate-binding domain-containing protein, producing MPDDLPDPHRLRQFIAVAQHLNITRAAAELHLTQQAVSSTIKSLERDLGVELLRRSGRRIELTAAGEELRRGAVPVLDASAALLRATRAAARGGGEHLTIAHTPAISADEVYDLTAPVRSAHPAASITVRQSFPDEITEALRTGAVDVGLRRGAATPEGLAATVVGYTPLHLAVSATHRLATRPSAALTDLAGEQLILWGPPGDSFYADFLLSVCRRAGFEPTTTVTHIQGAAPTTAVIDTPSFAFVTAEPGIYHHGQVRVLGLDDRPLAPIQAMWLRYTRSPLRQTLLDGSAAHHDG from the coding sequence GTGCCCGACGATCTCCCGGACCCCCACCGACTACGTCAGTTCATCGCCGTCGCACAACATTTGAACATCACTCGCGCCGCGGCCGAGCTTCATCTGACGCAGCAGGCCGTCAGCAGCACGATCAAGTCCCTCGAACGGGACCTCGGCGTCGAGCTGCTGAGGCGGTCCGGTCGACGGATCGAACTCACCGCCGCGGGAGAGGAGTTGCGACGGGGTGCGGTGCCGGTACTGGATGCGTCCGCGGCCCTGCTCCGCGCGACCCGCGCGGCGGCGCGCGGTGGCGGTGAGCACCTGACGATCGCGCACACGCCCGCGATCTCCGCCGACGAGGTGTACGACCTCACCGCTCCGGTGCGCAGCGCCCATCCGGCAGCGTCGATCACCGTGCGGCAGAGCTTTCCGGACGAGATCACGGAGGCGCTACGCACAGGTGCCGTCGACGTCGGGTTGCGCCGCGGTGCCGCCACACCCGAGGGCCTCGCCGCCACCGTGGTCGGATACACGCCCCTGCACCTGGCAGTGTCGGCCACTCATCGTCTGGCGACCCGGCCCTCGGCGGCACTGACCGACCTGGCGGGCGAGCAGCTGATCCTCTGGGGACCGCCCGGAGACTCCTTCTACGCCGACTTCCTGCTGTCGGTGTGCAGACGCGCAGGATTCGAGCCCACGACCACCGTCACGCACATCCAGGGTGCAGCGCCGACGACCGCGGTGATCGACACCCCGTCCTTCGCCTTCGTCACCGCGGAACCGGGGATCTACCACCACGGGCAGGTACGCGTGCTCGGCCTCGACGATCGCCCGCTGGCTCCGATACAGGCCATGTGGCTCCGATACACCCGGTCTCCGTTACGGCAGACTCTGCTCGACGGCTCGGCGGCACACCACGACGGCTGA
- a CDS encoding GAF domain-containing protein — MHEGWFLIETSGDAPTVLMVGSRTKQWRPVSNVFRGSVYSVVQQLVETVMNNLKQSQVLLEGPRLALAHPVLGPARQVHAILMWIGDSTVLPPPAPRVHSWAWDLADRVSPILVDDPEGRTMTDWLSGCARIGDVLCTLTDVRRAELGDRFAGEWVRVDGVVHRYALRSVATFDGPRLVGVSVELPEALPAGHAELLPRSALEFSCDHHGTAMAVVDGATRRAQAWLTDRVPGCDPAVRSGRSAAPPATRLLDLESIGSLLAVFECVDGSSRWG, encoded by the coding sequence GTGCACGAAGGGTGGTTTCTCATCGAGACGTCCGGTGACGCGCCCACCGTTCTCATGGTCGGATCACGGACGAAACAGTGGCGGCCGGTGTCGAACGTGTTTCGCGGATCCGTGTACTCGGTGGTGCAGCAACTGGTCGAGACCGTGATGAACAACCTCAAGCAGTCCCAGGTGTTGCTGGAAGGTCCGCGGCTGGCGCTCGCGCACCCGGTCCTGGGGCCCGCCAGGCAGGTTCACGCGATTCTGATGTGGATCGGTGACTCCACCGTGCTGCCCCCGCCCGCGCCCCGCGTGCATTCCTGGGCGTGGGACCTCGCCGATCGGGTGTCTCCGATTCTCGTCGACGATCCGGAGGGACGCACCATGACGGACTGGCTCTCCGGATGCGCCCGGATCGGTGACGTCCTGTGCACTCTCACCGACGTTCGCCGTGCCGAACTCGGTGACCGGTTCGCCGGAGAATGGGTCCGCGTCGACGGGGTCGTACACCGCTATGCGCTCCGTTCCGTCGCCACCTTCGACGGGCCCCGGCTCGTCGGAGTGTCGGTCGAGCTACCGGAGGCGCTCCCTGCCGGCCACGCCGAGTTGCTCCCTCGTTCGGCCCTGGAGTTCTCCTGCGATCACCACGGCACCGCGATGGCGGTGGTCGACGGGGCCACTCGGCGCGCGCAGGCCTGGCTGACGGACCGGGTACCCGGGTGCGACCCCGCGGTGCGCTCCGGACGCTCGGCGGCGCCGCCTGCCACCCGTCTGCTGGACCTGGAGTCGATCGGTTCGCTACTCGCCGTCTTCGAGTGTGTCGACGGGTCGTCGCGGTGGGGCTGA
- a CDS encoding DUF2867 domain-containing protein, translating into MRIRNIHERVVDADAEDIAPLLATIGQPDDVLYPPLWEPMWFDGPVAVGASGTHGTITAYEPGRLIEIAFPDGIGVTGTHTFTVTTLGPRRSLVRHDVDADATLVGWLGWQALIRPAHDAVLEQVLDRLQAGVGCPPSRPHDPPPYARLLRWFERPRARAVPVTQTDLLAGALGRVDHSDAYATPRRRETPDDPRPWAEAIFGDLPAWVAALMAVRERLVGLVGIDRGSADTFAVLAEGDDEVLLGADAGHLDFRASVRREPGRIVLTTLVRTHNRRGRAYFAAIRPLHALVVRAMLRRAAARLARSAPPRRPGSAPPRRPVDTLEDGE; encoded by the coding sequence ATGCGCATCCGCAACATCCACGAGCGAGTGGTCGACGCCGACGCGGAGGACATCGCGCCGCTGCTGGCCACGATCGGCCAGCCCGACGACGTTCTCTATCCGCCACTGTGGGAACCCATGTGGTTCGACGGGCCGGTGGCTGTCGGTGCGAGCGGCACCCACGGCACGATCACCGCCTACGAACCGGGCCGCCTGATCGAGATCGCGTTCCCGGACGGAATCGGGGTCACCGGGACACACACGTTCACCGTGACCACCCTCGGCCCGCGGCGCTCGCTGGTCCGCCACGACGTCGATGCCGATGCCACCCTGGTGGGCTGGCTCGGCTGGCAGGCACTGATCCGCCCGGCCCACGACGCCGTCCTCGAACAGGTTCTGGATCGACTACAGGCCGGCGTGGGTTGCCCGCCGTCCCGTCCACACGACCCGCCGCCCTACGCCCGGCTGCTGCGCTGGTTCGAGCGGCCCCGCGCCCGTGCGGTCCCGGTGACGCAGACGGACCTGCTCGCCGGTGCACTCGGCCGGGTCGATCACAGTGACGCCTACGCGACCCCGCGCCGGCGCGAGACCCCCGACGACCCTCGGCCCTGGGCGGAGGCGATCTTCGGTGACCTGCCGGCGTGGGTCGCCGCGCTCATGGCCGTGCGCGAACGCCTCGTCGGACTCGTGGGTATCGACCGGGGCAGTGCGGATACATTCGCCGTTCTCGCAGAGGGAGACGACGAGGTGCTTCTCGGCGCCGACGCGGGCCACCTGGACTTCCGGGCCTCGGTGCGTCGCGAGCCCGGACGGATCGTGCTGACCACCCTCGTGCGGACGCACAATCGCCGGGGTCGCGCGTACTTCGCGGCGATCCGGCCCCTGCACGCGCTGGTCGTGCGCGCGATGCTCCGGCGCGCGGCCGCACGGTTGGCGCGATCAGCCCCACCGCGACGACCCGGCTCAGCCCCACCGCGACGACCCGTCGACACACTCGAAGACGGCGAGTAG
- a CDS encoding TetR/AcrR family transcriptional regulator: protein MPPRKRLSASDWTEAALGALADGGLAAVAVEPIAARLGATKGSFYWHFSGREALITAALELWERQDTEDVIAEIHAEPAGVPRLRALIVGAITSRDDQGARAELALQATARHPLVAPVLARVTRRRLDYLSEQFTELGFPPGEAARRAQLAYTGYLGAAQLAHATPGEADLSPAYLDTMLRVLTSLP, encoded by the coding sequence GTGCCCCCGCGAAAGCGTCTCTCCGCATCGGACTGGACCGAGGCCGCCCTCGGAGCTCTCGCCGACGGCGGTCTCGCGGCCGTCGCCGTCGAACCGATCGCGGCCCGCCTCGGCGCGACGAAAGGTAGTTTCTACTGGCACTTCTCGGGCCGAGAGGCGCTGATCACGGCCGCGTTGGAGCTGTGGGAGCGTCAGGACACCGAGGACGTCATCGCCGAGATCCACGCCGAGCCCGCCGGCGTACCCCGGCTGCGTGCCCTGATCGTCGGCGCGATCACGAGCCGCGATGACCAGGGAGCCCGCGCAGAGCTGGCGCTGCAGGCCACGGCACGGCACCCGCTGGTCGCACCCGTGCTGGCACGAGTGACCCGGAGGCGTCTCGACTACCTGTCCGAACAGTTCACCGAACTCGGGTTTCCACCGGGCGAGGCCGCACGGCGCGCCCAGCTCGCCTACACCGGCTACCTCGGGGCCGCCCAGCTCGCCCACGCGACGCCCGGCGAGGCGGATCTCTCGCCCGCCTACCTCGACACGATGCTCAGGGTGCTGACTTCGCTGCCGTGA